Sequence from the Gloeocapsopsis dulcis genome:
AAGGTGTAACTTTTCGTTCGCCGCGTGATGGTCAAGTCATTAATATTACACCAGAGAAATCAATTCAGATTCAAAATACACTGGGTGCGGATGTGATTATGGCGTTTGATGAATGTCCGCCCTACCCTGCAAGTCGAGAAGCAGTTGAAGCCGCAACGAATCGAACTTACCGTTGGTTAGAACGCTGTATCGCTACACATCAGCGTCAAGATCAAGCATTGTTTGGGATTGTTCAAGGTGGCGTTCATTTAGATTTACGCGCGCAAGCTGCTCAAGCACTTGCTAAATTAAATTTACCAGGATATGCAATTGGTGGCGTGAGTGTGGGAGAACCACCAGAACTGATTCATCAGATAGTCAAAGCAACCGCGCCGTTTCTTCCGCGAGAAAAACCGCGCTATTTGATGGGTGTGGGTACGTATCGCGAAATGGCAAAAGCTGTCGCCGCAGGCGTTGATTTATTTGATTGCGTGATTCCGACACGATTGGCGCGACATGGTGCAGCGTTGGTCCAACAAGGCGATCGCTGGAATCTCAAAAATGCTCAGTTTCGTGAAGATTTTACGCCCCTTGATGAAACGTGTCCTTGCTACACGTGTCAAAATTTTACCCGCGCGTATTTGTGTCATTTGGTGCGATCGCGCGAAATTTTAGCTTATACACTTTTGAGTATTCACAATATTACTGAACTTATCCGCTTTACCCAACGAATG
This genomic interval carries:
- the tgt gene encoding tRNA guanosine(34) transglycosylase Tgt produces the protein MSEKFPFQVLVECSQTKARAGLFLTPHGTVETPRFMPVGTLANVKTITTAQLGETGAQMVLANTYHLHLQPGEAIVAKAGGLHSFMQWHGPMLTDSGGFQVFSLSELRQVTDEGVTFRSPRDGQVINITPEKSIQIQNTLGADVIMAFDECPPYPASREAVEAATNRTYRWLERCIATHQRQDQALFGIVQGGVHLDLRAQAAQALAKLNLPGYAIGGVSVGEPPELIHQIVKATAPFLPREKPRYLMGVGTYREMAKAVAAGVDLFDCVIPTRLARHGAALVQQGDRWNLKNAQFREDFTPLDETCPCYTCQNFTRAYLCHLVRSREILAYTLLSIHNITELIRFTQRMREAILSDRFTTEFAPWLTQSGTTDSSNA